In Vigna angularis cultivar LongXiaoDou No.4 chromosome 8, ASM1680809v1, whole genome shotgun sequence, one DNA window encodes the following:
- the LOC108345051 gene encoding transcription factor MYB54, with protein sequence MNVFPLASVPVLALQCSNTLGFMGHVGGTETECSDMPFKNLNSSLIQHQEKEEECFGIQNKDLSLRPGEELEAKGSSFTEKIRQTKLCARGHWRPVEDAKLKELVAQLGPQNWNSIAEHLPGRSGKSCRLRWFNQLDPRINRKAFSEEEEERLLNAHKVYGNKWAMISRLFPGRTDNAVKNHWHVIMARRQREKSCVFRRRKPTFQILPPKDLDLILPVNGGSESTISSTIIDESASTETNLSFTPSLAKPTPLPFLNHCHVQNLQTFGGSLMGLSGESRKALREVSFGMYFGGWRDSFQVGHMERLMGVDQSNYSESNSSEVSISESVATNNTTNLSISGENESMGNNKANKMIFIDFLGVGAA encoded by the exons ATGAATGTTTTCCCTTTAGCTTCTGTTCCTGTTCTTGCTCTCCAGTGTTCAAACACTTTGGGGTTCATGGGTCATGTTGGAGGAACAGAAACTGAATGTTCTGACATGCCCTTTAAGAATTTGAACTCCTCACTGATCCAACACcaggagaaagaagaagaatgttTTGGGATTCAGAATAAGGACTTGTCTTTGAGACCTGGTGAAGAACTTGAAGCTAAGGGTTCTTCATTCACAGAGAAAATTAGACAGACCAAGCTTTGTGCAAGAGGACATTGGAGGCCAGTTGAAGATGCCAAACTTAAAGAGCTTGTTGCACAATTGGGACCTCAAAATTGGAACTCCATAGCAGAACATCTTCCTGGAAGATCAG GAAAAAGTTGCAGATTGAGGTGGTTTAATCAGCTAGATCCTAGAATTAACAGAAAGGCTTtcagtgaggaagaagaggagagacTCTTGAATGCTCACAAAGTGTATGGTAACAAATGGGCCATGATTTCTAGACTCTTCCCTGGTAGGACTGATAATGCAGTGAAGAACCATTGGCATGTGATCATGGCAAGGAGGCAAAGGGAAAAGTCATGTGTCTTCAGAAGGAGAAAACCCACATTTCAGATCCTTCCACCAAAGGATTTGGATTTGATCTTGCCAGTGAATGGAGGCAGTGAATCAACCATTTCCAGCACCATCATTGATGAATCTGCCTCAACAGAAACTAACCTCTCCTTCACACCCTCTCTAGCCAAACCAACTCCTCTGCCTTTCCTAAACCATTGTCATGTTCAGAATCTGCAAACTTTTGGTGGTTCTCTAATGG GTTTATCTGGAGAAAGCAGAAAAGCACTGAGAGAAGTGAGTTTTGGCATGTATTTTGGTGGTTGGAGGGATTCATTTCAGGTTGGACACATGGAAAGGCTAATGGGTGTGGATCAATCTAATTATTCAGAGTCAAACTCATCAGAAGTTTCGATATCTGAGTCAGTTGCCACCAACAACACTACCAATCTCTCAATTTCTGGGGAAAATGAAAGCATGGGTAATAACAAGGCCAACAAAATGATATTCATTGACTTTCTTGGAGTAGGAGCTGCATAA